A region of Theileria annulata chromosome 2, complete sequence, *** SEQUENCING IN PROGRESS *** DNA encodes the following proteins:
- a CDS encoding uncharacterized protein (all_bases.C.cand.303 - hypothetical protein), whose product MFGQNYHTVNTWVFEVSKCLENRNGTELALLLSSKCDKLSQNNLFGLNEENFQPLCNQAYNKFDKLIAPGICQFFSDFLKLRIAIANNKMTWDEILKKSFKLLDLWLDIYLDENIVEHHWLVPGLYSLCNFTSIIGAYADRSNASGIDMRDLDAEDDKDKYMKQVLNNVRSKMGRVRGDESRHSGMKYYNLGNMQMAAGFLKAIESTNINYSKALRGPLINYRYYLGKLHMQKEEYLESLRNTFHGHFQIA is encoded by the exons atGTTTGGGCAAAATTATCATACTGTAAATACATGGGTGTTTGAGGTTTCAAAATGCTTGGAAAATCGCAACGGTACGGAGCTGGCGTTACTTCTATCCTCAAAATGTGATAAATTGTctcaaaataatttgtttggGCTTAACGAA GAGAACTTCCAGCCTCTGTGCAACCAGGCATACAATAAGTTCGATAAGCTTATTGCACCTGGAATCTGTCAATTTTTCTCAGATTTCTTAAAGCTGAGAATAGCTATCGCAAATAATAAGATGACGTGGGATGAGATTCTAAAGAAGAGTTTCAAGTTGCTGGA TCTATGGCTCGATATATACTTGGATGAGAATATCGTTGAACACCACTGGCTAGTTCCGGGATTATACTCACTATGTAACTTTACAAGCATTATAGGCGCATAT GCCGATAGATCAAACGCATCTGGGATTGATATGCGAGACCTTGACGCAGAGGACGACAAggataaatatatgaaaCAAGTCTTAAACAATGTTAGGAGTAAAATGGGCAGAGTTAGAGGAGATGAGTCAAGACATTCAGGtatgaaatattataac CTTGGAAATATGCAAATGGCGGCTGGTTTCCTAAAAGCTATTGAATCAAc aaatattaattactCAAAGGCTCTAAGGGGTCCACTTATTAACTATCGGTACTACCTCGGAAAATTACATATGCAAAAGGAAGAGTACTTGGAG agtcTGAGGAACACCTTTCATGGGCATTTTCAAATTGCCTAA
- a CDS encoding Spm1 (nucleoporin) protein (all_bases.C.cand.304 - almost identical to Spm1), whose protein sequence is MSSSNENNDAGQDTDNNTSTTNIFGSSTKSSISSLFGTSTDGNQTDQTQQQSELNQPSATTNAPASSSTSLKFVHSDNSGEGAYDLFGTMNTTKTTVFGSKDSETVKDSPTSGDTNTASSTSPANAVDNEKSFGSGHQNGKEESSKPFGVFGVSTFDSAKTSNLFADSHFTRASDVMMPSQHKEPPVLHTHIEKPKEVQHLDLSKLTESDFVEGYDSNLYSVEDRDVEKLNKQKEQLYSENKLSTEDSDLDKKKEAESSTLFTTPDPIKTTTELFGQPDRSLKTFETFGSGDKVAPSLFGTSEPKTVSLGSVTAPTFNLVETDQTHKVTESSLSSKSDSFTTSLTEQGDSKTSLFGSSKSNLFGDTTKPSLFGTDDNKLLAPASDTSLFGSTDKKSTNLFGSTTTSNLFGTTGQSSTSTSLFGTSDTSKTGGLFGSTTSGGLFGTQDKSSDTTKTGTTDLFGASNKTDNLFGTTTTGGLFGTTEPSKTGGLFGSTTPATTNLFGTTDSSTTTNLFSTSDKATTSSTNLFATSQPSTTGGLFGSTDTTSKTGGLFGTNDSTSKTGGLFGTTKPATTGLFGTEDKPATATTTGGLFGTTETTTSAPLFGSTDTAGSSAKDLFGKSDKPATGGLFGTTDTTSSLLGQKDTGKTQAFGTDSTKTGDILGQSDPLKLKETGPKVTFSMPSTDTTEPTKTTTLGTTQTSYAGAQDLTKLDVDFSVTEQHTIAELLDSWEKRVAKKVESFNLFSDKVSTIDRQIVQQCNNINSLLTMHKELLEKHKKMEASIKTMEEEQKMTLSVLDNMEKVLKGKLESLNNRSNGYNMVQAITRNLQELSDQLSTTTKVAEETAEACQPEPLYTIAKVLSFHQVSLIDLEKQCDEIDRRIKALNPSLTL, encoded by the exons ATGTCGTCttcaaatgaaaataatgacGCTGGTCAAGATACTGACAACAACACATCAACAACAAATATTTTTGGATCCAGTACAAAGTCGTCAATTAGTTCTCTGTTTGGTACTTCCACCGACGGAAACCAAACTGATCAAACACAACAACAGTCAGAATTAAACCAACCTTCCGCAACTACAAATGCCCCTGCTTCTTCCTCAACTTCACTAAAGTTTGTACATTCTGATAATTCTGGAGAAGGAGCGTATGATCTGTTCGGAACCATGAATACAACTAAAACCACAGTGTTTGGATCAAAAGATTCGGAAACGGTGAAGGATTCACCCACCTCAGGAGATACAAACACAGCTAGCTCGACATCTCCAGCAAATGCCGTTGATAACGAAAAATCATTTGGTTCAGGACATCAAAATGGTAAAGAAGAAAGTAGTAAACCGTTTGGAGTGTTTGGAGTCTCGACATTTGACTCAGCCAAAACATCTAATTTGTTCGCAGATAGCCACTTTACAAGAGCATCGGACGTAATGATGCCGTCACAACATAAAGAACCACCAGTGCTTCATACACACATAGAAAAACCCAAGGAAGTGCAGCATCTTGACCTGAGTAAGTTGACGGAAAGCGACTTTGTGGAAGGCTACgattcaaatttatactCAGTAGAAGATAGAGATGTTGAGAAACTAAATAAGCAGAAGGAACAATTATATtcagaaaataaattaagtaCTGAAGATTCCGATCTTGATAAGAAGAAAGAGGCTGAAAGTTCAACCTTATTTACAACACCTGACCCTATTAAAACAACAACAGAACTGTTTGGACAACCTGATAGGTCACTAAAGACGTTTGAAACGTTTGGATCTGGAGATAAGGTAGCTCCAAGTCTATTCGGCACATCTGAACCAAAGACTGTTTCATTGGGTTCAGTTACAGCACCCACATTTAATCTTGTGGAAACTGACCAGACTCACAAGGTCACAGAATCCAGCCTGTCTTCAAAGTCGGATAGCTTTACAACCAGCCTGACTGAGCAAGGTGACTCAAAAACATCATTGTTTGGGTCATCTAAGTCAAACTTATTTGGCGACACAACTAAACCGTCGCTATTCGGAACagatgataataaattgcTGGCACCTGCCTCTGACACCAGCTTGTTTGGTTCTACAGATAAGAAATCGACGAATTTGTTCGGAAGTACAACAACTTCAAACCTTTTCGGCACAACAGGACAGTCGAGTACTTCAACTAGTTTATTTGGGACTTCAGATACAAGTAAGACTGGTGGTTTATTTGGCAGTACTACTTCTGGTGGGCTGTTTGGTACGCAGGATAAGAGTTCTGATACTACGAAAACAGGTACTACAGACTTGTTTGGAGCTTCAAATAAAAcagataatttatttggaactactactactggAGGACTATTTGGAACCACAGAACCAAGTAAAACAGGTGGCCTGTTTGGTAGTACCACACCTGCCACCACTAATCTCTTTGGGACAACGGACTCTTCAACCACAACGAATTTATTTAGTACTTCAGATAAAGCAACTACTAGCTCTACTAATTTGTTTGCAACCTCTCAGCCATCAACTACCGGGGGGTTATTTGGATCAACAGATACAACAAGTAAGACCGGTGGTCTCTTTGGAACTAATGATTCAACATCTAAAACAGGCGGATTGTTTGGGACTACTAAACCTGCAACCACTGGGTTATTTGGCACAGAAGATAAACCTGCCACCGCTACTACAACAGGAGGGCTTTTCGGAACTACTGAAACTACCACTTCAGCTCCGTTATTCGGGTCCACAGATACAGCTGGATCTTCCGCTAAGGATCTTTTTGGGAAATCTGACAAACCAGCAACAGGTGGCTTGTTTGGAACAACTGATACGACTTCCTCTCTTCTAGGTCAGAAAGATACAGGGAAGACTCAAGCTTTTGGAACAGATTCAACGAAAACAGGAGACATTTTGGGTCAGTCTGATCCCCTTAAACTTAAAGAGA cGGGACCAAAGGTCACATTCTCAATGCCATCAACAGATACAACAG aacCGACCAAAACAACGACCCTGGGAACAACCCAGACTTCATATGCTGGAGCACAGGATTTAACTAAACTGGACGTAGACTTTAGCGTAACCGAACAGCACACAATAGCAGAATTACTAGATAGCTGGGAAAAGAGAGTAGCCAAGAAGGTGGAGTCATTCAACCTCTTCTCAGACAAAGTCTCGACAATAGATAGACAAATAGTTCAACAATGTAACAATATAAACAGCCTGCTAACAATGCACAAGGAACTTTTGGAAAAACATAAAAAAATGGAAGCCTCAATCAAGACAATGGAAGAAGAACAGAAGATGACACTTTCAGTATTGGATAATATGGAAAAGGTTCTTAAAGGGAAACTTGAGTCACTAAATAATCGAAGTAATGGATATAATATGGTACAAGCAATAACAAGGAACCTACAGGAACTATCAGACCAGTTATCAACAACCACAAAGGTGGCGGAAGAAACAGCAGAGGCCTGCCAACCAGAGCCACTATACACCATCGCAAAAGTACTCTCATTCCACCAAGTGAGTCTCATAGACCTTGAAAAGCAGTGTGATGAGATAGACCGAAGAATTAAGGCACTCAACCCAAGTTTAactttataa
- a CDS encoding RNA polymerase 16kd subunit, RPB4-like, putative (all_bases.cand.1507 - RNA polymerase 16kd subunit) — protein sequence MESYNFDPTKFDLDPEFKNSKCLNLCELHLILGDQLRLHHNRNDTAVQFIKTSHEYASRFAILKCRNAIVDIRTTIERDGLLHEFEMASLVNLLPKSADEAKSLIPSLCRIPDDKINKILELLESYRIQS from the exons ATGGAATCCTATAATTTTGACCCTACCAAATTCGATTTGGATCCCGAATTTAAAAACTCAAAGTGCTTAAACCTTTGTGAGCTTCACTTAATTCTTGGTGATCAGCTCAGACTCCATCATAACAGGAACGATACAGCAGTACA aTTCATTAAAACATCTCACGAATACGCCAGTCGGTTTGCTATTCTAAAGTGCCGTAACGCCATCGTTGACATTAGAAC AACAATAGAGCGCGACGGACTACTCCACGAGTTTGAAATGGCAAGTTTGGTAAATTTGTTACCCAAATCCGCTGACGAGGCTAAATCACTCATCCCCTCACTATGCAGAATCCCCGATGACAAGATAAATAAAATCTTGGAACTACTCGAAAGTTACAGAATACAGTCTTAA